A portion of the Glycine max cultivar Williams 82 chromosome 10, Glycine_max_v4.0, whole genome shotgun sequence genome contains these proteins:
- the LOC100815883 gene encoding nuclear transcription factor Y subunit B-8-like isoform X1: protein MSDAPASPSHESGGEQSPRGSLSGAAREQDRYLPIANISRIMKKALPPNGKIAKDAKDTMQECVSEFISFITSEASEKCQKEKRKTINGDDLLWAMATLGFEDYIEPLKVYLARYREAEGDTKGSARSGDGSARPDQVGLAGQNAQLVHQGSLNYIGLQVQPQHLVMPSMQGHE from the exons ATGTCGGATGCACCGGCGAGTCCGAGTCACGAGAGTGGTGGCGAGCAGAGCCCTCGCGGCTCGTTGTCCGGCGCGGCTAGAGAGCAGGACCGGTACCTTCCCATTGCCAACATCAGCCGCATCATGAAGAAGGCTCTGCCTCCCAATGGCAAGATTGCGAAggatgcaaaagacacaatgcaaGAATGCGTTTCTGAATTCATCAGCTTCATTACCAGCGA GGCGAGTGAGAAATGCCagaaggagaagagaaagaCAATCAATGGAGACGATTTACTATGGGCCATGGCAACTTTAGGGTTTGAAGACTACATTGAGCCGCTTAAGGTGTACCTGGCTAGGTACAGAGag GCGGAG GGTGACACTAAAGGATCTGCTAGAAGTGGTGATGGATCTGCTAGACCAGATCAAGTTGGCCTTGCAGGTCAAAATGCTCAG CTTGTTCATCAGGGTTCGCTGAACTATATTGGTTTGCAG GTGCAACCACAACATCTGGTTATGCCTTCAATGCAAGGCCATGAATAG